Genomic segment of Glutamicibacter sp. JL.03c:
CAAGCCGAGCCCGGTGTCCCCCACGCCCGCATAGACGGTGGCCGCCACGGAGGTCAGCAGGTAGATCCCCAGCACGATCACCGCGGTGAATCCGGCGGCCAGTCCGGAAGTCCGCTCGCCATTCTTGGTTTCCTCGTTCATGGACAGGCAGACGTCCCAGCCCCAGAAGGCAAAAATCGACAAGCTCAGTCCGATGGCCATGGCGGAGAAGGAATCGATGCCCATGGGGTTGAACCATTCAGGCGAGAATTCCACGGCTGGTGCGGCTTTCGCGAAGGCCGCGATGGAGAACCACAACAGCAGCACAACTTGGAATCCGACCAGCAGGTACTGCACCAGCGAGGCCGCATGCAGGCCGCGCACCGAGACCCAGGTCGCCCCGAACATGAACACCAGACAGGTAGCCACGTTGATCCACGGGTTGGATGCCAGGTCGGCCAGTGAATCATTGCCGGTGAGCTGGGCGAGGAACAAGTAGAAGAAGTCCACCGCCACCCCGGCCAGGTTCGAGAGCACGATGATATTTGCCGCGAGCATGCCCCAGCCGCCCATCCAGCCGGCGCGTGGCCCGAAGGCCCGCCACACCCAGGTGAAGGTGGTGCCGTTATCCGGCATCGCGCGATTCAGTTCGCGATAGCCCAGGGCCACCAGGAACATCGGGATGAAGCCGAGGATGAAAATTGCCGGGAGGTGGGTGCCCACCGCCTCGGCGGTGGGACCGAGGGTGCTGGCCACGACATAGCTCGGGGCGATGGTGGAGACTCCGATGATGATCGCGGTGAACAGGCCGATCTGCCCGGCGGTCAATCCCTTGCCCGTTTCGGTGACCGGGCTGGTGCTCAAGGTGCTGGTTTTGCCTCCGCCGTTCATATCACCGGCGCCTTGTCTTCGGTGCCGCGTGCGAGTGCGTTCATCGTGAACCCTCCAGATCATAAAACGAATCAAATTCATTTAAGATGATAGGGAGTGATCCAGCTCTCAGGCAAGGGAAAAATGAATAAGTTTCATATATCGTCCTGGCCCAACGCCGCCCCGGCAGCCGCACGGGGCACGAAACGGCCATCCCACCACCGCTTTGGGGTGCGCGGCGCGCATCCTGCCTCAAAATATATAGAGGCACGAAGTCCCCGGGCGCTGGCGCCCGGGGACTTCGTACACGGCAAGGCGCACCTGGCAGCTAGCGGGCAGGGACCTGCTGGGTGATGCAGTGGATTCCCCCACCGCGTGCGTAGAGCTCGGTGGCATCCACCGCCACAACCTTCAGGCCCGGGTAGGCCTCAGCGAGGATCCGGGCTGCCTCGGCATCATTTTCGTCATTGAAGGCGCAGGCGATGACACCCCCATTGGTGACCAGGTGGTTGATGTAGGAGTAGTCCACCCAGCCGTGCGCGTCGCGCAGGATCCGTGGCGCCGGGACCCCGATCAGCTGGAGCTTGCGCCCCTGGGCATCCGTGGATGCTTCCAGCCGCTCGCGGACTTCCCGGGAGATCAGGAAGTCCGGGTGCTCCGGGTTTTGCTGGTCGTGGTAGAGCACGACGCCCGGGGCGGCGAAGCAGGCGACGATATCCACGTGCCCGCGGGTGCCGAATTCCTCGTTGTCGCGGGTCAGCCCGCGATCCAGCCAGATGACCTTGGAGACGCCGAGCTGCTGGGCGAATTCCGCTTCGATGCCAGCCTCGGTGGCGCCGGGATTGCGCCCCGGATCCAGTTGCACGCTGCGGGTGGCCAGGATGGTGCCCTCACCATCCACGTGGATGCCGCCGCCTTCGTTGGTGATCGTCGATGGCACGCGCACAACGCCTTCGCGCTGCGCCAGCGCG
This window contains:
- a CDS encoding APC family permease; this translates as MNGGGKTSTLSTSPVTETGKGLTAGQIGLFTAIIIGVSTIAPSYVVASTLGPTAEAVGTHLPAIFILGFIPMFLVALGYRELNRAMPDNGTTFTWVWRAFGPRAGWMGGWGMLAANIIVLSNLAGVAVDFFYLFLAQLTGNDSLADLASNPWINVATCLVFMFGATWVSVRGLHAASLVQYLLVGFQVVLLLWFSIAAFAKAAPAVEFSPEWFNPMGIDSFSAMAIGLSLSIFAFWGWDVCLSMNEETKNGERTSGLAAGFTAVIVLGIYLLTSVAATVYAGVGDTGLGLANPEGIGNVFASLGGPVLGPAAILLSLATLASCAASLQSTMISPARSMLAMGHHGALPAAFTRIHPKFGTPAFSTIVAAVISTVFYALMRFVSTNVLNDTILALGMMICFYYGITAFACVWYFRHTLLHSARNLFTRGLAPLLGGIALVAVFAQTIIDSLDPAYGSGTEIGGVGLVFLVGAGILVLGAAFLVGARKRRAGFYTSRPETRYVKVQDHS
- a CDS encoding agmatine/peptidylarginine deiminase; translated protein: MSKLFMPAETEAHQRIYMAFPSGGYTLGDTEEEAEAARATWANVARAVAGFTPVTMVVDPSAEVDARRHLGDTVDYAIHELDDAWMRDIGPTFVRDEEGTLSAIDWNFNGWGAQSWAAWGKDSKIAAALAQREGVVRVPSTITNEGGGIHVDGEGTILATRSVQLDPGRNPGATEAGIEAEFAQQLGVSKVIWLDRGLTRDNEEFGTRGHVDIVACFAAPGVVLYHDQQNPEHPDFLISREVRERLEASTDAQGRKLQLIGVPAPRILRDAHGWVDYSYINHLVTNGGVIACAFNDENDAEAARILAEAYPGLKVVAVDATELYARGGGIHCITQQVPAR